A single Candidatus Thalassolituus haligoni DNA region contains:
- the gatC gene encoding Asp-tRNA(Asn)/Glu-tRNA(Gln) amidotransferase subunit GatC has product MALEQDQVRNIAELCRLQIDDAQIAEYQKNLSNILGLVDQLAAVDTSNVAPMAHPLDAVQRLRTDQVTEENQREHFQQIAPATERGHYLVPRVVE; this is encoded by the coding sequence ATGGCTCTGGAACAAGATCAAGTGCGCAATATTGCCGAATTGTGCCGTTTGCAAATTGATGACGCCCAAATCGCCGAATACCAGAAGAACCTCAGCAACATACTGGGCCTGGTCGACCAGCTAGCCGCTGTCGATACCAGCAATGTTGCCCCCATGGCCCACCCGCTCGATGCAGTGCAGCGTCTGCGCACCGACCAGGTAACCGAAGAAAACCAGCGCGAGCATTTCCAGCAGATTGCTCCGGCCACAGAACGTGGCCATTACCTCGTACCCCGTGTGGTCGAATAA